From a single Oncorhynchus tshawytscha isolate Ot180627B linkage group LG29, Otsh_v2.0, whole genome shotgun sequence genomic region:
- the LOC112252984 gene encoding coiled-coil domain-containing protein 191-like isoform X2, with the protein MAYSHNPDIFRWKRVTKTKKPTADKQVQLNNGEINQWMKTVEMASDIAVTEVFSLKKPHSVISSQSMALHSTEQLLDHDQAYGEAQALLSDWMNSKLRLELEMEEEEDVIVSPEKNSPEAMPPAQPVSLDYSNFDDLYSHLAEEEESSAVNNFLQDLMEREVVDSGIVEDLALDSEERDKRMRRDPSLTMEARHRQVRENRARRDAERERLHRERVARRQAREEAQRREQGEERRRRQEARRQEEMVQQEMVRLRRETEERRNLEQLARQMERERIARKTAAKSSLVLQPGPSFSTAQKQRDTERPLRLQQVEVRVQMHNLKCLQRHFSGWYSVLLERRLQMGKAAALCDWRRQLRAWRDWRALVWAGREQREAERTEEELRTQKRRCQVAMVSDRRRLLRRCLSDWRLWCRAERERRELLSQQQETRRKMATLINAVATGKLKMEETHTPEPITALPEPSDQSETVELKGQPGSQPAGPTPSPACQGDGPLGAVVLHALPWQVTRRNAALSAGELRRARERGEVGDGDDSVGAAPRSHTAALCGGRFEHRHASQQQTIAEQRKLLREQQEQIARLQEEQSMMGLRQEAQTAAQIAVPASPRPRGMTSDPKESRAGRVARGNDGRFSAYRKPAVRQPCRHPTVMAMEQRAHQRAERRREVEELKRKKEEERLAQLKTAVKERQREEEDEKRRAVERRREEKRQEREREQEKQWRLERDQQLQTQAQQHYHRTLLLRRGLEPWKRLVAQSQANTQVGHVQSVLVGTGMVVCLSLYVSFCVGGDRHDSMSQSVCLSLCWWGQAW; encoded by the exons ATGGCATACTCACATAACCCTGATATTTTTCGCTGGAAAAGAGTTACTAAGACTAAAAAACCCACTGCAGATAAG CAGGTGCAGCTCAATAATGGGGAGATCAACCAATGGATGAAG ACAGTGGAAATGGCCTCAGACATTGCAGTGACTGAGGTTTTTTCCCTGAAGAAGCCCCATTCAGTGATAAGCAGTCAGTCAATGGCACTACACAGCACAGAGCAGCTGCTGGATCATGACCAAGCATACGGGGAAG CCCAGGCTCTTCTTAGTGATTGGATGAACAGCAAGTTGCGTCTGGAAttggagatggaggaagaggaggatgtgatTGTCTCCCCTGAGAAGAACAGTCCAGAAGCCATGCCACCTGCCCAGCCTGTCTCCCTGGACTACAGCAACTTTGATG ACCTGTATTCCCACCTggctgaggaagaggagagctcAGCGGTTAACAACTTCCTTCAAGACCTCATGGAGCGGGAAGTGGTGGATTCTGGGATAGTGGAGGATCTGGCACTAGACTCTGAAGAGCGAGacaagaggatgaggagggaccCGAGCCTCACCATGGAGGCACGTCACCGACAG GTGCGTGAGAACCGTGCACGGCGGGACGCGGAGCGGGAGAGGTTGCACAGGGAAAGAGTGGCGCGGAGGCAGGCCAGGGAGGAGGCGcagaggagggagcagggggaggagaggcGGAGGAGGCAGGAGGCACGCAGGCAGGAGGAGATGGTGCAGCAGGAGATGGTGCGACTGCGCCgtgagacggaggagaggaggaacctGGAGCAACTAGCCAGGCAAAT ggagagggagaggatcgCTAGGAAGACGGCAGCTAAGAGCTCACTGGTACTCCAGCCAGGCCCTTCATTCTCTACTGCACAGAAACAACGTGACACTGAGAGACCACTCAGACTACAGCAAGTAGAGGTCAGGGTTCAGATGCACAACCTTAAG tgtctgCAGAGGCACTTCTCTGGCTGGTACTCAGTGCTGTTGGAGAGGAGGTTGCAGATGGGCAAGGCGGCAGCGCTCTGTGATTGGAGGAGACAGCTGAGGGCGTGGCGAGACTGGCGGGCGCTGGTGTGGGCAGGGCGAGAGCAGCGGGAAgcggagagaacagaggaggagttaCGGACCCAGAAAAG ACGCTGCCAGGTGGCGATGGTGAGTGACCGGAGGCGTTTGCTAAGACGTTGCCTGAGTGATTGGCGGCTGTGGTGTCGGGCGGAGAGAGAACGCCGTGAGCTGTTGTCACAGCAGCAAGAGACGCGGCGCAAGATGGCCACCCTGATTAATGCCGTGGCAACTGGGAAACTCAAGATGGAGGAGACGCATACTCCTGAGCCAATCACTGCCCTACCTGAGCCTTCTGACCAATCAGAAACCGTAGAACTG AAAGGTCAGCCAGGGTCACAACCTGCtggccccaccccctctcctgcCTGTCAAGGGGACGGACCGCTGGGGGCTGTGGTCCTGCACGCCCTCCCCTGGCAGGTGACAAGGCGTAACGCAGCGCTGAGTGCAG GCGAGCTGAGGCGAGCACGGGAGAGGGGCGAGGTGGGCGATGGGGACGACAGTGTAGGGGCTGCCCCCCGGTCTCATACAGCAGCGTTGTGTGGGGGCCGGTTCGAGCATCGCCATGCCAGCCAGCAGCAGACCATTGCAGAGCAGAGGAAGCTCCTCAGGGAGCAACAGGAGCAGATCGCACGCCTCCAGGAGGAGCAGAGCATGATGGGACTGAGGCAGGAGGCCCAGACAGCCGCCCAGATCGCTGTCCCAGCATCCCCAAGGCCCAGAGGGATGACCTCTGACCCCAAAGAATCCAG GGCTGGAAGAGTCGCTCGGGGGAACGATGGCCGTTTCTCGGCCTACAGGAAACCAGCTGTCCGTCAGCCCTGTCGTCATCCCACTGTCATGG cCATGGAGCAACGTGCTCATCAGCGAGCGGAGCgcaggagggaggtggaggagctgaagagaaagaaggaggaggagaggctg GCCCAGCTGAaaacagcagtgaaggagaggcagagggaggaggaggatgagaaacGTAGAGCagtggaaaggaggagggaggagaagagacaagagagagag AGGGAGCAGGAGAAACAGTGGAGGTTGGAGCGAGACCAGCAGCTCCAGACCCAGGCCCAACAACACTACCACAGAACTCTTTTACTACGGCGAGGCCTGGAGCCATGGAAACGCCTAGTCGCCCAGAGCCAAGCCAACACTCAG GTGGGGCATGTGCAGTCTGTGTTGGTGGGGACAGGCATGGTAGTATGTCTCAGTCTGTATGTCTCATTCTGTGTTGGTGGGGACAGGCATGATAGTATGTCTcagtctgtgtgtctcagtctgtgttggtGGGGACAGGCATGGTAG